One segment of Acaryochloris thomasi RCC1774 DNA contains the following:
- the proC gene encoding pyrroline-5-carboxylate reductase — protein sequence MSITLGVIGGGVMAEAVLSRLIAQKVYTAQSIVVCDVSPVRLSYWRETYKVSTSPDNQSISDADVVLLATKPQVFPALTEQLQLGSSALVISILAGITLGQLESAFKGHPVIRAMPNTPATVGAGITALAVGQATNDDHLELAEHLFRAVGDVVMVPDSMMDAVTGLSGSGPAYVAIAIEALTDGGVAAGLPRAIAAKLALQTVQGTAALLAESGLHTAQLKDQVTSPGGTTIAGVRALEQSGFRSALIEAVQAAYLRSQALATRS from the coding sequence GTGAGCATTACATTGGGCGTTATTGGCGGTGGCGTGATGGCAGAGGCGGTTTTGTCTCGGCTCATAGCTCAGAAGGTTTACACGGCTCAAAGCATTGTAGTCTGCGATGTCTCTCCAGTGCGGTTAAGCTACTGGAGGGAGACCTACAAGGTCAGCACGTCACCGGACAATCAATCTATTTCAGATGCGGATGTGGTTCTGTTAGCAACGAAACCGCAGGTTTTCCCCGCTCTGACTGAACAGCTGCAGCTCGGATCGTCAGCTTTGGTCATTTCTATTTTGGCTGGAATCACGCTTGGTCAGCTTGAATCTGCCTTTAAAGGTCACCCAGTCATTCGAGCAATGCCGAATACACCAGCAACAGTTGGTGCGGGTATTACGGCTCTAGCAGTCGGTCAGGCTACCAATGATGATCATTTAGAGTTGGCAGAGCATCTGTTTCGGGCTGTCGGTGATGTTGTGATGGTGCCGGATTCAATGATGGATGCGGTGACAGGTTTATCTGGCTCTGGGCCAGCCTATGTTGCGATCGCAATTGAAGCGCTCACAGATGGCGGTGTTGCCGCAGGACTCCCCAGAGCGATTGCGGCTAAACTTGCTTTGCAGACCGTTCAGGGAACGGCAGCTTTGCTGGCTGAATCGGGACTACATACCGCTCAACTCAAGGATCAGGTAACTAGCCCTGGTGGAACAACGATCGCGGGCGTAAGAGCCTTGGAACAATCAGGATTCAGATCAGCATTGATAGAAGCGGTTCAGGCTGCTTATTTGCGATCGCAAGCCTTAGCCACCCGGAGTTAG
- the era gene encoding GTPase Era, translating to MPLDALSGMAAIPAAPTGFHSGFVGLIGRPNVGKSTLMNQFVGQKVAITSPIAQTTRNRLRGILTTPDAQVIFIDTPGIHKPHHQLGKIIVKNAQRAINSVDVVLFMVDSCSPPGGGDRYILELLTQIQTPIVLGLNKVDQQESQSAERLDTQYQTLADEQGWPVQKFSALTAEGLEDLQAALIARLPAGPYYYPPDLVTDQPERFIMGELIREQILLQTRQEIPHSVAITIDRVEESPKITRVLATIHAERPSQKAILIGKKGSMLKEIGSAARQQMQTLVDGQIYLELYVKVQPKWRQSKLHLADLGYRVEAE from the coding sequence ATGCCGCTTGATGCCCTCTCGGGAATGGCTGCTATCCCCGCAGCCCCCACAGGATTCCACTCTGGCTTTGTAGGACTCATTGGTCGTCCCAACGTCGGCAAATCAACCCTCATGAATCAGTTCGTCGGTCAAAAGGTCGCAATCACCTCGCCCATCGCCCAGACCACACGCAACCGACTCCGTGGGATTCTCACAACTCCAGATGCACAAGTTATTTTCATCGACACCCCAGGCATCCATAAGCCCCACCACCAACTGGGCAAAATCATCGTCAAAAATGCCCAGAGAGCGATCAACTCCGTCGATGTCGTTTTATTTATGGTCGATAGCTGTAGTCCTCCAGGAGGAGGTGATCGCTACATCTTAGAGCTGTTGACGCAGATCCAAACGCCAATCGTGCTGGGACTCAACAAAGTAGACCAGCAAGAAAGCCAAAGTGCAGAGCGTTTAGATACCCAGTACCAGACTCTTGCCGACGAGCAGGGCTGGCCAGTACAGAAATTTTCTGCCCTGACAGCAGAAGGACTAGAAGATCTGCAGGCCGCATTAATTGCACGATTGCCAGCAGGCCCCTACTACTACCCTCCTGACCTAGTCACCGATCAGCCCGAGCGCTTCATCATGGGCGAACTCATTCGAGAGCAGATTTTACTGCAGACCCGGCAGGAAATTCCTCATTCCGTTGCCATCACGATTGATCGCGTTGAAGAAAGCCCGAAAATTACGCGCGTATTGGCTACCATCCACGCCGAACGCCCTTCCCAGAAAGCCATCCTGATTGGCAAAAAAGGCTCCATGCTCAAAGAGATCGGAAGTGCCGCCCGTCAGCAGATGCAAACCCTGGTGGATGGACAAATTTATCTTGAACTTTATGTTAAGGTTCAGCCCAAGTGGCGACAGTCCAAGCTGCACTTGGCTGACTTGGGGTATCGTGTGGAAGCAGAGTAG
- a CDS encoding anthranilate synthase component I, which produces MSQLLPWYWRSQPLAHRTGSMIFAALFRRFTVATLLESPPSSLSRYSICAGPPRIINHQPQLWTPAADNILACLRKRLQQASGNLSSAPPPSLPFTGGWLGWLGYDFAWEIEDLPRINSDPLPFPVAYWYEPEAFAVLDHQQQELWLASSHPDQLDELEDRLQYSDYDDSPVGGDLLKPSVLLTSHADYKEMVRSAQEHIRAGDIFQANLSTRFVAQARLDPWDLYCRLYSINPSPFASYWQTPWGSVVSCSPERLVQLRGEQVQVRPIAGTRARGQTLTLDQCLAQELSTNAKEQAEHIMLVDLERNDLGRVCQWGSVVVDELLTIETYSHVMHLVSNIKGLLTPTHDVLSLIRAVFPGGTITGCPKVRCMEIIEQLEPVRRSLFYGSCGYLDYRGHLDLNILIRTLLVVPEHEFAPLRQQPVKIWGQVGAGIVADSDPQKEWEESLQKAQAQLIALRQMTGHI; this is translated from the coding sequence ATGAGTCAACTTCTCCCCTGGTATTGGCGATCGCAACCCCTCGCCCACCGCACTGGCTCAATGATATTTGCGGCTTTGTTTCGCAGGTTTACCGTGGCAACGCTACTCGAAAGTCCACCCTCGTCTCTTAGTCGTTATTCTATCTGTGCTGGCCCCCCTCGAATCATCAACCATCAGCCTCAGCTTTGGACTCCTGCTGCGGATAACATCCTTGCTTGTCTTCGCAAGCGACTCCAGCAAGCTTCTGGCAATTTATCGTCAGCCCCCCCACCTTCTTTACCATTTACTGGAGGCTGGCTTGGCTGGCTTGGCTATGATTTCGCGTGGGAGATAGAAGATCTACCTCGAATCAACAGTGATCCCCTACCCTTTCCGGTTGCCTACTGGTATGAACCTGAAGCCTTCGCTGTTCTTGACCATCAGCAACAGGAGCTCTGGCTAGCCAGCAGTCACCCAGACCAGCTAGATGAACTCGAAGATCGCCTGCAGTATTCGGACTATGATGATTCTCCGGTGGGAGGAGACCTCTTAAAACCGAGTGTGTTGCTGACCAGTCACGCCGACTATAAGGAGATGGTGAGATCGGCTCAGGAACACATCCGAGCAGGTGACATTTTTCAGGCTAATCTTTCAACTCGCTTTGTTGCTCAAGCACGTCTTGATCCCTGGGACCTCTATTGTCGTTTATACAGTATCAATCCCTCTCCCTTCGCCAGTTATTGGCAAACCCCTTGGGGAAGCGTCGTCAGCTGCTCGCCCGAGAGGCTTGTGCAGCTCCGAGGAGAACAGGTTCAGGTTCGTCCGATTGCTGGGACGCGGGCACGAGGACAAACCTTGACTTTAGATCAGTGCCTTGCTCAAGAACTATCGACCAACGCCAAAGAACAGGCAGAGCACATCATGCTAGTTGATCTAGAGCGGAACGACCTTGGACGCGTGTGCCAATGGGGTTCAGTGGTCGTAGACGAGCTGCTTACGATCGAGACTTACAGCCACGTCATGCATCTCGTTAGCAATATCAAAGGACTGTTGACGCCCACACACGATGTACTTTCACTCATTCGAGCGGTCTTCCCTGGCGGCACGATTACGGGCTGTCCTAAGGTGCGCTGTATGGAGATCATTGAGCAGCTGGAGCCAGTGCGGCGCAGTCTGTTTTATGGCTCTTGTGGATACTTAGATTATCGAGGTCACCTGGATCTCAACATTTTGATTCGCACTCTCTTGGTTGTGCCGGAACATGAGTTTGCGCCCCTGCGGCAGCAACCGGTGAAGATCTGGGGACAGGTTGGCGCAGGAATCGTTGCAGATAGCGATCCTCAAAAAGAGTGGGAAGAATCGCTGCAGAAAGCCCAAGCTCAGCTCATAGCACTACGGCAAATGACAGGCCATATATAG
- a CDS encoding serine/threonine phosphatase — protein MSDKLPLEVTPEMIGSSTSPEFSALEPAEGDDVTDILPSQMLEAEAAGQTDVGRERQHNEDFFFISHQFTQQSNPKRHAVSLRGLYVLCDGMGGHAKGEVASALATEAIVQQINQRWQDDALPSHDSLMESVLAANQAIYKVNEGKGARSSQDRMGTTMVLALFQDTEVLLAHVGDSRIYALTASQGLEQLTVDHEVGQQEIQRGIDPKVAYGRSDAYQLTQALGPRKNGEIMPEIASLTIAEDTVLLLCSDGLTDHDLLETHCSTHLMPILDHRTGLQQGVNQLINLANQYNGHDNVTVLAIRIKVHPQQQNIRTGH, from the coding sequence ATGAGCGATAAACTCCCGTTAGAGGTGACTCCTGAAATGATAGGTTCCAGTACCTCGCCTGAATTCTCTGCCTTAGAGCCTGCTGAAGGAGATGATGTGACTGACATTCTCCCTAGCCAGATGCTAGAAGCTGAGGCTGCTGGTCAGACAGATGTTGGGCGAGAGCGCCAACATAATGAAGACTTCTTTTTCATCAGCCATCAATTTACTCAGCAGAGCAATCCTAAGCGTCACGCGGTTTCTTTAAGAGGGTTATACGTTCTCTGTGATGGTATGGGAGGACATGCTAAGGGTGAAGTGGCCAGTGCTTTGGCTACAGAAGCCATCGTTCAACAGATCAACCAACGGTGGCAGGATGATGCGCTACCGAGTCACGATAGCCTTATGGAGTCGGTTCTCGCTGCGAATCAAGCGATCTATAAAGTCAACGAGGGCAAGGGGGCGAGGTCAAGCCAAGATCGTATGGGGACAACCATGGTTCTTGCTTTATTTCAAGATACTGAAGTTCTCTTGGCCCACGTCGGGGATAGTCGTATTTATGCCCTTACTGCTAGCCAAGGGTTGGAGCAGTTGACGGTTGATCACGAAGTGGGTCAGCAAGAGATTCAACGGGGAATTGACCCCAAGGTTGCCTATGGTCGGTCGGATGCCTATCAGCTAACCCAGGCCTTGGGTCCTCGTAAGAATGGAGAGATTATGCCAGAAATTGCCTCTCTTACGATTGCTGAAGATACAGTGCTGCTCCTGTGTTCGGATGGGTTGACGGACCATGATCTTTTAGAAACGCACTGCTCAACTCATTTAATGCCAATCTTGGATCATCGGACGGGTCTGCAGCAAGGTGTGAATCAGCTCATTAATCTTGCCAATCAATATAATGGCCACGATAATGTGACCGTATTAGCCATCCGGATCAAAGTACACCCTCAGCAGCAAAATATTCGAACGGGGCATTGA
- a CDS encoding cell division protein SepF, whose product MSTLLGKLKEFVGMPDAEGYEEYGEYDEIQGEEFADLYAPESLQNLPVQEQLSSQPDVTQGAEMNSSTSLNNVVGMPGANRFWGSATEVLVMEPRAFEEMPQVIQALRERKSVVLNLTMMDPAQAQRAVDFVAGATYTIDGHQERVGDSIFLFTPNCVQVSTQFGVVHEAPQPHNRPTQSAYQTQEPTALNQIAQ is encoded by the coding sequence GTGAGTACTTTGTTGGGAAAATTGAAAGAGTTCGTCGGCATGCCTGACGCAGAAGGCTATGAGGAGTATGGTGAGTACGATGAGATTCAGGGTGAAGAGTTCGCCGATCTCTATGCGCCGGAGTCTTTACAGAATTTACCCGTTCAAGAGCAGCTCAGCAGTCAACCTGATGTCACGCAAGGGGCAGAGATGAATAGCAGCACAAGTCTTAACAATGTTGTTGGTATGCCCGGAGCAAACCGATTCTGGGGATCAGCAACTGAAGTTCTCGTGATGGAGCCTCGTGCTTTCGAGGAGATGCCTCAGGTTATTCAGGCTTTGCGTGAGCGGAAGTCGGTAGTTTTGAATCTAACCATGATGGATCCAGCACAAGCTCAGCGAGCGGTTGATTTTGTTGCGGGCGCAACTTATACCATTGATGGTCATCAGGAACGGGTCGGCGACAGCATCTTTTTGTTCACGCCAAACTGCGTTCAGGTCAGCACACAGTTTGGTGTTGTGCATGAGGCACCTCAACCCCACAATCGCCCTACTCAGTCGGCTTATCAAACCCAGGAGCCAACAGCTCTTAACCAAATTGCTCAGTAA
- a CDS encoding YggS family pyridoxal phosphate-dependent enzyme, with the protein MTDSGRAVTIANRIAAISQQLPPQTRLVAVTKKVSIASMRQAYQAGIRNFGESRIQELEEKQAELEDLRDVTWHFIGHLQRNKAKQAVELCEWIHSVDSLALAHRLNRLAADRPQRPKICLQVKILDDPSKYGWSATGLKAELSEFLQCKNLDIQGLMTILPLGLSEAQQLAAFEQTRILSEQLTQQTDKVLNLKELSMGMSGDYQLAIQAGATLVRVGRLIFGER; encoded by the coding sequence ATGACAGACTCTGGAAGAGCTGTGACAATTGCCAACCGGATTGCAGCTATCTCTCAGCAGTTGCCGCCTCAGACACGGCTGGTTGCCGTCACTAAAAAAGTTTCTATCGCTTCAATGCGTCAAGCCTATCAGGCTGGGATCAGAAATTTCGGAGAAAGTCGCATCCAAGAGCTAGAGGAAAAGCAAGCTGAGTTAGAGGACTTAAGGGATGTGACGTGGCATTTCATCGGACACCTGCAGCGGAATAAGGCGAAGCAAGCTGTTGAGCTCTGTGAGTGGATTCATTCAGTCGATAGCCTAGCCCTTGCTCACCGATTGAACAGGCTAGCAGCGGATCGACCTCAGCGACCGAAAATCTGCCTACAGGTCAAGATACTGGATGATCCCAGCAAGTATGGCTGGTCTGCCACTGGCCTCAAAGCAGAGCTGAGCGAATTCCTGCAATGTAAAAATTTGGATATCCAAGGATTAATGACTATTCTGCCACTGGGGCTGAGCGAGGCCCAACAACTGGCGGCCTTCGAGCAGACGCGCATCCTTTCAGAACAGCTCACGCAGCAGACAGATAAAGTTCTTAACTTAAAGGAGCTCTCCATGGGCATGTCTGGAGATTATCAGTTGGCTATCCAGGCTGGGGCCACCCTAGTACGGGTAGGGCGTTTGATATTCGGAGAGCGCTAG
- the msrB gene encoding peptide-methionine (R)-S-oxide reductase MsrB, whose amino-acid sequence MAASQETFAVNKTEAEWQEALTPEQFRVLRKHGTERAGTSPLDKNYSEGTYDCAACGQPLFTSETKFNSGTGWPSFYDPIEGAVATTSDRSLFMVRTEVHCSNCGGHLGHVFNDGPAPTGQRYCMNGVSLEFEPEA is encoded by the coding sequence ATGGCTGCATCACAAGAAACATTCGCCGTCAACAAAACAGAGGCCGAATGGCAGGAAGCGCTTACACCTGAGCAGTTTCGAGTTTTACGCAAGCACGGGACTGAGCGCGCAGGCACTAGCCCTCTGGACAAAAACTATTCAGAAGGCACCTACGACTGTGCCGCTTGTGGTCAGCCTTTATTTACTTCAGAGACAAAATTCAACAGCGGTACAGGTTGGCCCAGCTTTTATGATCCAATTGAGGGTGCTGTGGCAACGACAAGCGATCGCTCTCTGTTTATGGTGCGAACAGAAGTTCACTGCAGCAACTGTGGCGGACATCTCGGCCATGTCTTTAATGATGGCCCAGCGCCAACGGGCCAGCGCTACTGTATGAACGGTGTTTCGCTAGAGTTTGAGCCTGAAGCATAG
- a CDS encoding glycoside hydrolase family 13 protein, translating to MDIQTPTWVKHAVFYQIFPDRLARGSEVAQHRWTANWEDWHAPPTLQGYKGGDLWGVIETLDYLQDLGITALYLTPIFQSACNHRYHTHDYYQVDPILGGNVALKALLDAAHDRQLKVVLDGVFNHASRGFYFFSDILENGPNSPWVDWFRIDKWPLSAYDGSLPANYKSWIDNRALPTFNHDNPQVREYIMQVGEYWIEFGIDGWRLDVPFEVKTPGFWQEFRDRIKALNSEAYIVGEVWQDARQWLDGTQFDGVMNYLFTGPTIAFTGGDRVEKRYVEAPDYTAVPSLSAAEYGHKIQELLILYPWEIQLTQLNSLASHDTARLLTIAGEDKATVKLATLLLLTFPGAPCIYYGDEVGLPGGLDPDSRRSFPEPADWDRDLLEQHRQLIALRHQYPALRIGRYQLLQTDGDIYVFARILEAEALIVAVNIGPETATTTIGLTPLGEGICPNKIVYGQVQVEESKDERMEWSEQKLILRIPARSGCVLAADSA from the coding sequence TTGGACATTCAAACGCCCACCTGGGTGAAGCATGCCGTTTTTTATCAGATTTTTCCAGACCGACTTGCCCGAGGGTCAGAAGTAGCTCAGCATCGCTGGACTGCCAATTGGGAAGACTGGCACGCCCCTCCTACGCTGCAGGGGTATAAAGGCGGCGATCTTTGGGGCGTGATTGAAACACTAGACTACCTCCAAGATCTAGGTATCACCGCACTATATTTGACCCCCATTTTTCAGTCAGCCTGCAATCATCGCTACCATACCCACGACTACTATCAAGTTGATCCGATCCTGGGCGGCAACGTTGCCCTCAAAGCCCTCCTTGATGCGGCCCATGATCGTCAGCTCAAAGTTGTTCTTGATGGCGTCTTTAACCACGCCAGCCGAGGATTTTACTTCTTCAGCGACATTTTAGAGAACGGTCCCAACTCCCCTTGGGTAGACTGGTTCCGTATTGATAAGTGGCCACTTTCAGCCTACGACGGCTCACTACCCGCAAACTACAAAAGCTGGATCGATAATCGAGCCTTGCCAACGTTCAACCATGACAACCCCCAAGTGCGTGAATATATCATGCAGGTGGGAGAATACTGGATTGAGTTTGGGATTGATGGCTGGCGCTTAGATGTGCCCTTTGAAGTCAAGACCCCTGGCTTTTGGCAAGAATTTCGCGATCGCATCAAAGCTCTTAACTCCGAGGCCTACATTGTTGGCGAAGTCTGGCAAGATGCCCGTCAGTGGCTAGACGGTACCCAGTTTGACGGGGTCATGAATTATCTATTCACAGGCCCCACCATTGCATTTACCGGTGGAGATCGAGTCGAGAAGCGGTATGTTGAAGCTCCTGACTACACAGCAGTTCCCTCCCTTTCAGCCGCAGAATACGGCCACAAAATCCAAGAGCTGCTCATTCTCTATCCCTGGGAAATTCAACTCACACAGCTTAATTCCCTAGCAAGTCACGATACAGCTCGCTTGCTCACCATTGCCGGGGAAGATAAAGCAACAGTCAAGCTCGCAACACTCCTCCTACTCACCTTCCCCGGCGCACCCTGCATTTACTACGGCGATGAAGTGGGTTTACCGGGTGGTTTAGATCCTGACAGCCGCCGCAGTTTTCCTGAACCAGCCGATTGGGATCGTGATCTATTAGAACAGCACCGTCAGCTTATTGCACTACGGCATCAATATCCGGCATTGAGAATTGGTCGGTATCAGCTCCTGCAAACAGATGGAGACATCTACGTCTTTGCTCGCATTTTAGAAGCAGAAGCTCTCATCGTTGCCGTCAATATAGGACCAGAAACAGCAACAACAACAATAGGCTTAACACCCTTAGGAGAGGGCATCTGTCCCAACAAAATCGTGTACGGTCAGGTCCAAGTGGAAGAGTCTAAAGACGAGCGGATGGAGTGGTCAGAACAAAAACTAATCCTGAGAATTCCGGCCCGGAGTGGTTGCGTCTTGGCAGCGGACTCAGCCTAA
- a CDS encoding pseudouridine synthase produces the protein MVQKYILFYKPYGVLSQFSDQQGRITLKDYIPVPDVYPVGRLDRDSEGLLLLTNHGWMQHRLSDPRFSHPRTYWVQVERIPASHDLEPLSQGIKIQKYQARPAQVKLLPRAPDLPPRDPPIRVRQTVPTAWLEMTLTEGRNRQVRRMTAAIGFPTLRLIRISIGPLSLEALLPGQWRSLTVEEIEQLRCLVEPSAPHR, from the coding sequence ATCGTGCAGAAATATATTCTGTTTTACAAGCCCTATGGTGTCCTGAGCCAGTTTAGCGATCAACAAGGGCGCATAACTCTCAAAGACTATATTCCGGTTCCAGATGTATATCCGGTAGGGCGTTTAGATCGGGATAGTGAAGGCTTGCTGCTGTTGACCAATCATGGCTGGATGCAGCATCGTCTCAGCGACCCTCGATTTTCTCATCCTCGAACCTATTGGGTGCAAGTTGAGCGGATTCCTGCTTCCCATGATTTAGAACCGTTGAGCCAGGGAATCAAAATTCAAAAATATCAGGCCCGTCCAGCCCAAGTTAAGCTTCTGCCGAGGGCACCTGATCTGCCTCCGCGCGACCCGCCGATTCGGGTACGGCAGACTGTGCCGACCGCCTGGCTTGAGATGACCCTGACCGAGGGGCGGAATCGACAGGTGCGCCGTATGACGGCAGCCATTGGCTTCCCCACCCTACGGCTGATTCGGATTTCCATCGGCCCTCTTAGCCTAGAGGCGCTGCTTCCTGGTCAATGGAGGTCTCTCACGGTGGAAGAGATTGAGCAGCTCCGCTGTCTGGTTGAGCCATCTGCTCCTCATCGATAG
- the pipX gene encoding transcriptional coactivator PipX, with the protein MISETYLSHPSFGLLFSLCLIEPHRTLYTTLYAQRLFFIVCTDTPEIEFQAVSRNEARIIVEGRLRTLRRSGTASAYDQLKTVHQQTFQ; encoded by the coding sequence ATGATCAGCGAAACGTATCTGAGCCACCCAAGCTTTGGGCTGCTGTTCAGCCTGTGCCTTATTGAACCGCACCGTACGCTCTATACAACGCTGTACGCACAGCGCCTATTTTTCATTGTTTGCACAGATACACCGGAAATTGAGTTTCAGGCCGTGAGCCGTAACGAGGCTCGCATTATCGTTGAAGGTCGCCTGCGAACGCTGAGGCGTTCCGGGACGGCTTCAGCCTACGATCAACTCAAAACTGTTCATCAACAAACGTTTCAATGA
- a CDS encoding protein kinase domain-containing protein: MITLILLDSEHQQWQFELHARVKVGRALDNDVVLADEQVSRYHLELSPTSSDADSSPAQKGWQLQGLGTNGTLVNGKFVTQADIVDGDLIQLGLSGPVLRFELSMQELSSVSREAADCCSQALDEEQQLAVNYCAHENNEPGNRFCIHCGELLQARETVGHFQVVQILEFQEREAAFLVQDLSEKASFYVLRRFKPEIFSQAQARFEQEVLRLRAFNHPGVVKVVDFLYEGPYRYVVMEHLSGVSLKEWVRQERPTVPIAIKFLLSMGDSLEALHSHESTIIHQNLTPSNVLIRPQGQGTVLTNFGSLRAAGFGTFPAVPPTVQSDVYRLGSTLLFLLTGQEQGQYFNVRRTDQHIEWTALPQVPFSLRSVIERMTHPDLQARYRTVSESMEALQICQSE; encoded by the coding sequence GTGATTACGTTAATACTTCTAGACTCTGAGCATCAGCAATGGCAATTTGAATTACATGCAAGGGTTAAAGTCGGGCGTGCACTTGATAATGACGTCGTTTTGGCTGACGAACAGGTCTCTCGCTATCATCTAGAACTGAGTCCTACTTCCTCTGATGCTGATTCTAGCCCTGCTCAAAAGGGATGGCAACTTCAGGGGCTTGGAACCAATGGAACGCTTGTAAACGGAAAGTTTGTGACTCAGGCAGATATTGTTGATGGAGACCTCATCCAATTAGGGCTTTCGGGGCCTGTGCTGAGGTTTGAGCTAAGCATGCAGGAATTGTCTTCTGTTTCCAGGGAGGCTGCTGATTGTTGCTCTCAAGCTTTGGATGAGGAACAGCAATTGGCCGTAAATTATTGTGCCCACGAAAATAATGAACCAGGCAATCGATTCTGTATTCACTGTGGCGAGCTACTCCAAGCACGAGAGACGGTTGGGCACTTTCAAGTGGTCCAAATCTTAGAGTTTCAAGAACGAGAGGCTGCTTTTCTCGTTCAGGACCTTTCAGAGAAGGCTTCTTTCTATGTTCTCAGGCGGTTTAAGCCTGAGATTTTTTCGCAAGCTCAAGCTCGATTTGAGCAGGAAGTGCTACGGCTGCGTGCTTTCAACCATCCAGGTGTGGTTAAGGTTGTGGATTTTCTCTATGAAGGTCCCTACCGATATGTTGTTATGGAGCATCTTTCTGGTGTGAGTTTGAAAGAGTGGGTTCGGCAAGAAAGACCGACGGTGCCAATAGCCATCAAATTCCTTTTATCTATGGGTGATAGCCTTGAGGCTCTTCACTCCCACGAGTCAACCATAATTCATCAAAATCTTACACCGAGCAATGTTCTTATTCGCCCTCAGGGACAAGGTACGGTCCTCACTAACTTTGGTAGTCTTAGGGCGGCCGGCTTTGGCACTTTTCCCGCAGTTCCACCAACCGTGCAATCAGATGTGTATCGATTAGGATCTACGCTGCTCTTTTTGCTAACCGGCCAGGAACAGGGGCAGTACTTCAACGTCAGGCGAACAGATCAACATATTGAATGGACGGCTCTACCACAGGTTCCTTTCTCACTCCGTTCAGTGATTGAACGAATGACCCACCCTGATCTTCAGGCTCGGTATCGCACTGTTTCAGAGTCGATGGAAGCACTACAGATTTGCCAATCAGAATAG
- a CDS encoding energy-coupling factor transporter transmembrane component T family protein produces MDLLRSLPIGTYLEEPTTWLHRLDPRVKLVWLMTFLLTPLLASFTWRLVLVIMLVLLTSTAIPLRVWRQQMGLLSALCFVVFAVTAVMPDGLAAQHQPRLPNQELSFVAATETSSQAKPPSVEVATRQPNDPPFDSFRSYRYILFQAGPIKITRRSLELGFRLGSLLFTLIYGTTLYLLTTAPEEITTTLDLMLQPLRRWRIPVTELTLTLTLALRFIPLVLEEVQNLVRSVRTRAINWKKLGVKGASQIWLLLADRLLENLFLRAEQIASAMQVRGFTAPNQHHVQWSQLQIRFRDWIALLLVLGVWGLRLWMGIDT; encoded by the coding sequence ATGGATCTACTCCGATCTTTGCCGATAGGAACATATCTCGAAGAACCGACAACTTGGCTCCATCGCCTTGATCCCCGTGTGAAGCTGGTGTGGCTGATGACCTTTTTGTTGACGCCTTTACTGGCAAGCTTTACGTGGCGACTAGTACTGGTCATTATGCTTGTGTTGTTGACGAGTACGGCCATTCCACTAAGGGTGTGGCGTCAACAAATGGGCCTGCTCTCAGCCCTGTGCTTTGTCGTGTTTGCGGTAACAGCGGTGATGCCAGATGGCTTGGCCGCGCAGCATCAGCCTCGACTCCCCAACCAAGAACTATCGTTTGTAGCAGCAACAGAGACATCGTCTCAAGCTAAGCCACCATCAGTGGAAGTGGCTACTCGTCAACCTAACGACCCACCCTTCGATTCTTTTAGGTCCTATCGCTACATTCTCTTCCAGGCAGGTCCAATCAAAATTACGAGAAGATCTCTGGAGCTTGGATTTCGACTCGGCAGCTTACTGTTTACACTGATCTATGGAACAACTTTATACCTATTAACAACAGCTCCAGAAGAGATCACGACAACCTTAGATCTAATGCTGCAGCCGCTGCGGCGATGGCGCATACCGGTTACAGAGCTAACGCTGACATTAACTTTGGCCCTACGCTTTATTCCCCTCGTTCTGGAGGAGGTGCAGAATCTGGTTCGTTCCGTGCGAACGCGTGCCATCAACTGGAAAAAACTCGGCGTCAAAGGCGCCTCACAGATCTGGCTATTGCTGGCCGATCGCTTGCTCGAGAATTTATTTCTTCGGGCTGAGCAAATTGCCAGTGCAATGCAGGTCCGTGGTTTTACGGCTCCTAACCAGCATCACGTTCAGTGGAGCCAATTACAAATCCGCTTTCGAGACTGGATTGCATTGCTGCTGGTCCTCGGGGTTTGGGGCCTGCGGCTTTGGATGGGTATTGATACATAG